Genomic DNA from Betta splendens chromosome 10, fBetSpl5.4, whole genome shotgun sequence:
CACACAACAGAGGATTACATGGGTAACATGTTGCCATTCACACACATCCTAGGTGTTGATTCAGCCTTGATCCACTTtgatgtcagtgtgtattgATTTCAGTCAATGGGCAGCATTTCCACCACAGGTTAGAAGGTATTTGAGCTGATAATCCAGGACACCTCTTTCTCTAGCCTTTGTCACAATGCAAATGTGCCACAACACATCAAAGCGTAAAGAGAAAACACCTCGACAAAGTGTTACAAAAAGTTTGACTTAATGTCTTAGAGAAAAGTAGGTCAAGCTGGTGTCCGGCTACACTGTAAATCCAAAGAAGTGGTGGTTCAGTGCATGTCCTATTTTATAACTTGCAGCTGATTAGGTCTGAGAGGCCGGTGTGTGTCTAAAAGAGctattcattcttttttttctaccccCTTTATCTTCAAAACTCTTCCTCTCAGCTGGACATGTCATAAATCTCAGCCAAATGACTGATGGCATGGATATTGCCATCCCCAGGGGTCCATGCCTGGAGGCAGAGGTAGGCCTGACAGGAAGGGGACTGTTTACCTATTTCTACAGAGCAGTTACTATGCTATAGAAGCACGAGAAAGAGAAACCCGGCTTGTGATCAGTAGCCTAGTTGCATAATGACAGAAGAACAACACCAGGACGCACTGGCAGACACCATCTCCACAACACCAATACTAGAAATGTTCATTTCCAACATTAGGCATGAACCTGGTGTGAAGAATGTCTCATTAGAATGGAACTGCACTCTGTCAGACCACAGCATTACCTCCCGTCTGTTCCCATTTGTCTGTTTGCTTCTGAGGATGTCCTGAATTTCCCATGCATTCCTGCTGTGTGTTAATGAAGGTTTCACTCCGCTGGAGGCCTTCACCGATCTGCCCCCTTATCTCTGCTCTTCACTGGAAACATGACTGATTCCACATTGGGCCAATATGAAGCTTGGCTGTgctttctactgtatgtgacatgACAATGCAGCATCTTGTCTGTCATAAATATTGCACCAAAAAGTGCACTTTTCAACTAAACGACCACATATGTGTGTGCATCCATGTAATTGTTATTTCTATACTATTCCAGCTACATAGCTGTTATTTTTCTTTCATCCATTGTGTACTGAACACATACCCCGATTTAATAAACCAAGTGGTTCATACATTACTTTATAATTATTAAACTGTATTCAATTTCTCATTGGGCCCATATCTCTCTCAATTaagacagaggaaagaaaacagacagtggGGGTGATCTCCCACCAGGACCCCCCAGGTGGACTTATGTATTCACCCAGACAGGCCTGGGGGTCTTAGGGGATCTGAGCATGATTGATCATTCCTTCTTCCCCTGTGccctcctctctcacctggGTGTGAGATACCGTGACGCCTGTGGCTGGGATCTAAGATCTGACAGAGCCTTCAACAGCTCCACTCCATGAATTACAATAAAAAGCATGCATGACATCACAATGTGACACAAGTTAGACACACAAGTTAACACAGACTCAAGCCAACCACCTCACTACTTCCAAATAAGACACTACAGTGCATGTGCCTATTATTAAATCATTCTTCATTAGCCTTTTACCGCAAGAGGATGAGACCAGTTTGCTTGGTTGTACAAAAGTCTAACTAAGTTTCATTTTGAGTATACGTGTTGTTCACAGCAAAGCAACTAACTAATTTTTTTAAGTAAACTCTTTAGTTTCAGAAAGCATGAATTTAAATAAACCTTCAAAAAAGGAGGTGATGGGATGAAAATGGGATGGGATAAAATCCACAAATGAGGAGAGTCAGCACTATATACAGGAACTCACGCTGATGATGTTGGTCATATGTATTGTAAAAATATTGtagttttaacttttttttaacatgtacCAGGTAAAAATATTCAACTCTAAAAGTGGTTAAGACCTTATGACCTTTTTAGCTTAATATTACAGGCTCTGATAAAGTAGTTATGGATGGTATGGCAATTCTTTATTTGGTCTCATACTATGGCATATTATGGCACATTTTTTCAAACCACTAtttgtaaaaagcaaaaaacttGAATTTTGATGGGGTTCAAAAGTACAAATCTACACATTTTAACATAGAAAACCTGTATTAgtgtaattaaaacacaatgCAACTTCTGTGTTCTGTAATTAGTAAGACTTATGTTTACAAACTTTTGTGAGGACAATGAAAGCAATAATGACTATAAAGGTGCAAACCAGAATGGTTACATCTGTCCTTTAACTGGGTCACAGAGTGCTAAGAAAAGTCACAGGAACAGTGaaggtacatacagtacaagacaTCTGTTTTATAGGCAtcctgcatacagtacatattgaTACTCCAGTGAGCCAACCCAAGCAGCAAATTGACAAGGAAAGGACCAGGAAAACCTGGTCCATTCCTGGAGGGTTTACCAAGATACAGTATGCACTGTCTAAGTCATGTCTGAGATGCATTTTTACTGAGAAATGTTACATTAATATCTACTactacatttttaaaacacatttcatatgacGTCCAGCAGAGAGCAGTGCTGTGAAAGGTCCTGACTCATTCACCAGCAAGCTCCCTCAACCAAGGACCCCGAAGCATAACATGTACCCAACAAGTACCTGAGGACAATGTAGCAAGTAAGTAGCAAACACTGTAATTTGGCTAATGCGTTacattatattttttaaattataaatttatTTAATCTCTTCTCCTCTAAGAAaggtccttcctcctcctctaccgACAAACCCTGCTAAGGTTACCATGTCGATACCAGATAAGGGGGGGATTAAAAGTGGAATCAAAATTAAGCCACATCTTTATGTTTACTGTGTTAATTTTAGAGTACACATTGTTGGGTTAGTGGATTCGACTTTTCTGCGCAATTACAACCTTAGACCTGTTCATAAACGAAACAGCAGATGGCGGTGTAGTAACATGTATACCACAAGTATGAGGGTTTTCTTACTGAGTCTTTACTGTCCTTTGTTTCATGGCTGGTATGGAGGAATGGTACCAAGACATCAAGATGAAATTACTTTCAGGAGGGGGAAACAAGATCAGGTGCTGCCTCTTAcacgccattgtttttcctttaaaagAGACATACAAACGTGCAGATTTAAAATTTCACAATTTTATTGCAACATTATCTTAAACTGCCCCTTCTCCCCCAGCACTAGTGTTAATAACCCAATAGTAAACTCAAGAAATACGACACCATTGCCTATTTTCAAAAACTGGGGGTATGTCCCCTAAAAGTAAACTGAAAAGTTCACATCTTGCGGTTCGCCTCAGGGAGTGTTTGGTGCTGACTTGTGCTGTACTGCATCATTAGGTccctgtcattttttttttgtgtgccgCTGTGCTACAGAGTTTCCCCGGGGTGAAGGAACTGATTACCCATCACACACTGATGCTTAATGGTGCCATAGACCAGAGCTctaaatgacaaaacatgtgtgttttgctgcagcctgcaggactTTGACCAGTACCAGCATCAGGCTTGAAACGGTTGTTTGCATCCACCTCAGTCTGTTTTTGCTAATTTATGCAGAGGGTTATGCGAGTTCAGGACACTTTTATAAACCTTAATACAAATGTCACAATTTCAAAAAGGTCATTGTTATGTAATTACTCTTTTTGGTATCTTTAGTAGCATTTTGATGAAAATGAGTAAgagaaaatatttcatttcacaaTGGTAATGTCTTCTTTCCCCTAAGACAGAGCATTACCTCTGTTCTTCACGCCTCACTTTCAGGTCAAgctggcagctgctgctttggtgCCTCTCGGATTTTTCAAAACCGCCAGCTTGTCAGGGCAGCCAACACAAACAATCAGATCACATTGCATCAGCTCGGTTTGCACTGCAGGCAAAAAAGAAATGTCTTATTTTACAACTGCCTTTGGTCTAAGAGTCCAAGTCACCTTTCAGAATATATAGGTTTTCACACCAAAGATGATGGTATTTTTTTGGTGACAATATTTTAAAGCAGCACTAGCTTATTGGCAGAATAACttcaatttaaaacaacacaatagtATGTTAACTAGAGCATTCAGTTTATTTGAAAGCTGCTGTTGTCCTTTAGTTATTTGATTTGTACAAAATGCTAAAGTTCACCCATTAAGCTGTGGCGTTTGTTTGCAGGCTCTGAGTTATTAGAGTAAGCAGATATTTCTCACCACATGAGCGGACACAGTAAGCTAATGTGCTGCCTACCACTTTGCCTACATCTGTTCCCCTTGGGCAAAAAAAGTTGCACCATTATTCCTCACAACGAAAATTGTCTCATGGACAATGCTGTGCGTAAAATCCTTCAGTTAGTTATATTTACCTGCCGAGTGCAATCTGGCAGATCTCATTCAGTAGGGTGTAACTCTGCACCACTAACATCCACAAGAAAGTTGCACAGCAGTTGATGTACAAGAATTCACTTTTAGCTATCTCATTTCAGATCCAAGATAACAGTTACATCATGTGCTTTGCATATTTGCAAATCAACGATCAAGATCAACCAGCTGTCGTAGACAATGTTTACATATATTCGTGAGGTATGAGACCGACAGTAATACTTACAGGCTAGCAGATCCATGCAGTTAGACAAACAGTTCAGCTCTTTAAGGAGGTTTTCCAAATTAGTGCAGTCAGTGGCAGGAGCTTCTGCTGTGCTATTGTCCATCTTAAAAAGATTGAACAACATCAAAAATGCAGTAACAACTGTCATATgttgtaaaaatatttaaacacactAATTACTAAAGCAATTACAAAAGATGGCAAACAGCTAAATTTGCcaattttaaaacaattaacaGATCAAGTCAAGGTGTATATAAGCAACACAATACCATGTGGTTTTATGGATTTATTGTTTTCACTTGACAATCTAACAGAGTAGAAGACATCAGAACATACAAATAATCATCAATTTGCTGACCATCAACTGATAATCAAGCAACTGCATTCTGCACAACACTGAGTATAACATCCACACAAAACATAGaaaaaatagaagaaataaAATAGCAAAATACCAAAACACTTATATAACACATACACTACTTTTCAATTGAACACAGCTCTAAAAGGGAAGCTGAGAATCGCATCACATCTGAGTGAGTGTGGTGTCTGCCGTTTCGGGACATTCCTCCCCTGGCTCCTGCTCTCGTTTaccataaacagcagctctgcatctCTGATAAGCCTCCTCTAGCTTGCGCATGGAGGCCCCCAGCAGAGGATTGGTCCGCAGGGCCACCAGGTCATAAACCATCCAGGTCAGCTGTACTGCAGGTGGTGTGACAGCAGCGACGGTTACGAAAATTACAACAACTTAACGTCCAAGATTTGTTATACTAAGCTTGTGGAAAAAACGCAACGCTGCTATAGTCAAATGAGAAGGTACAAACCTGATAAGTTTTCGACATCTTCAACAATTCTCTGTAAATCCTTGTTCAGCTCCACGGTTTCGTCATAGTTAATGTTGTTGTTCTCCGGAAACGCCATGTAACGCTAAATTTAAACAATAGGCATGTAGCTGTTTGTTTAAACATTCGCAAATTGTGACGTCAGGTGTCGATATTA
This window encodes:
- the syce3 gene encoding synaptonemal complex central element protein 3 isoform X2, producing MAFPENNNINYDETVELNKDLQRIVEDVENLSVQLTWMVYDLVALRTNPLLGASMRKLEEAYQRCRAAVYDGQ
- the syce3 gene encoding synaptonemal complex central element protein 3 isoform X1, translating into MAFPENNNINYDETVELNKDLQRIVEDVENLSVQLTWMVYDLVALRTNPLLGASMRKLEEAYQRCRAAVYGKREQEPGEECPETADTTLTQM